A genomic region of Vibrio sp. 10N contains the following coding sequences:
- the cqsA gene encoding alpha-hydroxyketone-type quorum-sensing autoinducer synthase — MQLTQIKKSLPDFITKKFDAIIEDRINILADRKPIIFGMPPKPGDVVMQTNDYLDLHNDDTIKNAHIQAIRDNDQSLLMSGALLRGAENQPVFEEKLAKLTGFERCVVAQSGWNANIDLLQGICDKDTNVYVDFFAHASLWEGARIAGAKVHMFMHNNMRHLEKQLKRHGSGIILVDSIYSTIGTIAPLVEVVSLAYKYDCALVVDESHSLGTHGPNGAGLVAELGLTDHVDFITASLAKTFAYRAGAILANEKTSYLVPLLAFPSIFSSAMLPYEMDRLNATFDVIVGAHEARRALMQNADYLNRGLRSIGFNIDSESQIFGIDTGDVHNTLKIRNFLEENGVFGSVFCPPATPHGKHLIRFSINSGHTKEELTRVLDVCQRAWNNPELSFS; from the coding sequence ATGCAACTAACTCAGATCAAAAAGTCTCTCCCAGATTTTATCACTAAGAAGTTTGACGCAATCATCGAAGATAGAATTAATATTCTCGCTGACCGTAAGCCCATCATTTTCGGTATGCCGCCTAAACCTGGTGACGTGGTAATGCAAACTAACGATTACCTGGATTTACACAATGACGATACCATTAAAAATGCCCATATCCAGGCGATTCGCGATAACGATCAGAGCCTTCTGATGTCGGGAGCCCTATTGCGAGGAGCGGAAAACCAACCTGTCTTCGAAGAAAAGCTGGCCAAGTTAACTGGCTTTGAACGCTGTGTCGTCGCGCAATCTGGCTGGAATGCCAATATCGACCTTCTTCAAGGAATTTGCGATAAAGATACCAATGTTTATGTCGACTTTTTTGCTCATGCCTCTCTATGGGAAGGTGCGAGAATTGCTGGGGCAAAAGTACATATGTTTATGCATAACAATATGCGCCACCTTGAGAAGCAATTAAAACGCCATGGCTCCGGCATCATCCTAGTCGACTCTATTTACAGCACCATAGGCACCATTGCTCCACTTGTGGAAGTCGTCTCTCTCGCTTACAAGTATGACTGCGCGTTAGTGGTTGATGAATCCCACTCTTTAGGTACACACGGCCCAAACGGAGCGGGCTTAGTCGCAGAGCTTGGACTTACTGATCATGTTGACTTCATTACCGCTAGCCTAGCTAAGACCTTCGCTTATCGAGCCGGTGCTATCTTAGCTAACGAAAAAACCTCCTATTTGGTTCCGCTGCTCGCATTTCCATCAATTTTCAGCTCTGCCATGCTGCCTTATGAAATGGACAGACTCAACGCAACGTTCGATGTTATTGTTGGTGCTCACGAAGCAAGACGCGCGCTAATGCAAAATGCTGACTATTTAAATCGTGGGCTACGTTCAATTGGCTTTAATATTGATAGTGAATCACAAATCTTCGGCATTGATACCGGAGATGTGCACAACACGCTTAAAATTAGGAATTTTCTCGAAGAGAATGGCGTTTTCGGTTCGGTTTTCTGCCCACCAGCGACACCTCACGGAAAACATCTGATCCGGTTCTCTATCAACTCAGGTCACACTAAAGAAGAGTTAACTCGAGTACTCGATGTTTGCCAACGAGCATGGAATAACCCAGAGTTATCGTTCTCGTAA
- a CDS encoding hybrid sensor histidine kinase/response regulator, whose amino-acid sequence MSRLQKIYNYAEPNMSLVVIMGVAGFPLYYWVWEYLFPQAYENLGLRLLCTASVLVMAFRNHYTNRIKKFLPVYYLFAMGLCLPYFFFFMMLMNGWSDVWVLSFMSSIFIHILLVHDTRMMFTQAFVCIVLATLTAYYIKGPELNLEEHNSYLPIFAFTYVFGNLFYFRNQVEHEAKVSIAKSFGAGIAHEMRNPLSALLSSFEVVRSIIPTSNSSYRNSHHLNAQEIQILNDIIEDSMKVIWTGNETIDLLLTSIDQNRVSTSTFCKHRAKKVIENAIDSFSYKNATEKRLVTIEMDKDFEYLGSDTLLKYVVYNLLKNAFRHRGTGRFKITVSTRKTPDGHSVFIKDTGQGIEQQLIKNIFEDFYTTGKNGTFGLGLSFCKKVMKSFGGTIECRSEFGEWTEFELKFPDTRSAQVATIKQELMKAKTVLFIGNEHGTVGSNIRQIGLEVDLNLTLKSLAEAAELEEHQFEYNLIVIDGDLDTTGWALMSRLESKLSFTEARIAFIHDENSTRNLYFQRYVDIQLFSIQKFEQDPFAAVDYLLFDGFDNEQSAHAYNEISTKRTVMIVDDNHSLRSITSIMLEKQGLHVIQAENGKRAIQTLEEEDVDLILMDIEMPVMDGLTATKRIRQSDSHYASIPIVGYTGDKSDETVIKINEYGMNDYLVKPTPKDELIDKVATWIY is encoded by the coding sequence ATGAGTAGACTGCAAAAGATCTATAACTATGCTGAGCCTAATATGTCGCTAGTGGTGATTATGGGCGTGGCGGGCTTTCCTCTATATTACTGGGTGTGGGAATACTTGTTTCCTCAAGCTTATGAAAACTTGGGCCTGAGGCTGCTGTGTACTGCGTCAGTATTGGTGATGGCGTTTCGCAATCACTATACCAATCGAATAAAAAAGTTCCTACCAGTGTATTACCTGTTTGCAATGGGACTGTGCCTACCGTATTTTTTCTTTTTTATGATGCTGATGAATGGATGGTCCGACGTATGGGTATTGTCTTTTATGTCGTCTATTTTTATTCATATCTTATTGGTCCACGATACACGAATGATGTTTACGCAAGCATTCGTATGTATAGTGTTAGCGACTTTAACTGCGTACTACATTAAAGGTCCTGAGCTGAATCTTGAAGAACACAACTCATACCTGCCCATCTTTGCTTTTACTTATGTGTTTGGTAATTTGTTTTACTTTCGCAATCAAGTCGAACATGAAGCTAAAGTATCCATAGCAAAATCTTTTGGTGCGGGTATCGCTCATGAAATGCGCAACCCACTTAGCGCGTTACTTTCTTCTTTCGAAGTGGTTCGTTCAATCATTCCAACCAGTAACTCATCGTATCGAAATTCACATCATTTGAACGCTCAAGAGATTCAGATCCTTAATGACATCATTGAGGACTCGATGAAGGTGATTTGGACCGGAAACGAAACCATCGATCTACTGCTGACCTCTATAGACCAAAATAGAGTTTCGACATCTACGTTTTGTAAGCATCGAGCAAAGAAAGTCATTGAAAATGCTATCGATAGTTTCAGCTATAAAAATGCCACAGAAAAAAGACTGGTGACGATAGAGATGGACAAGGACTTTGAGTACTTAGGTAGTGATACCTTACTCAAATATGTTGTTTACAATTTGTTGAAAAATGCATTTCGTCATCGTGGCACAGGGCGTTTTAAAATCACCGTATCGACTAGAAAAACACCGGACGGTCATAGCGTGTTCATCAAAGACACGGGGCAGGGTATCGAGCAGCAACTCATTAAAAACATATTTGAAGACTTCTACACTACCGGCAAAAACGGCACTTTTGGATTGGGGCTGTCGTTTTGTAAGAAGGTGATGAAGTCTTTCGGTGGCACCATTGAGTGTCGCTCCGAATTTGGCGAGTGGACTGAGTTTGAACTCAAATTCCCAGACACTAGGTCGGCGCAAGTGGCTACGATTAAACAAGAGTTAATGAAAGCAAAAACGGTACTGTTTATCGGAAATGAGCATGGTACCGTAGGCAGCAATATTAGGCAGATTGGTTTAGAGGTTGATTTAAATCTCACGCTTAAGTCATTGGCGGAAGCGGCTGAACTAGAGGAGCATCAGTTCGAATACAACCTGATTGTTATAGATGGGGATTTAGATACGACTGGTTGGGCGCTGATGTCGCGTTTAGAGAGTAAATTGAGTTTTACAGAAGCTCGAATTGCCTTCATCCATGATGAGAACTCGACTCGTAATTTATACTTCCAGCGTTATGTCGATATTCAGTTGTTTAGTATTCAAAAATTTGAACAAGATCCATTTGCTGCGGTTGACTACTTGCTGTTTGATGGCTTTGACAATGAGCAATCTGCACATGCATACAACGAAATTTCAACCAAGCGGACGGTGATGATTGTTGATGACAATCATTCATTACGTTCTATCACCAGTATCATGCTGGAAAAACAAGGTTTACATGTTATTCAGGCTGAAAATGGGAAACGTGCGATACAAACTTTAGAGGAAGAAGACGTTGATCTGATCCTGATGGATATCGAGATGCCTGTAATGGATGGATTGACTGCAACGAAACGAATACGCCAGTCAGACAGTCATTATGCTTCAATACCTATTGTGGGATATACCGGCGATAAAAGTGATGAGACCGTGATTAAAATCAATGAGTACGGTATGAATGACTATTTGGTTAAGCCAACCCCCAAAGATGAACTCATTGATAAAGTGGCGACTTGGATTTACTAA
- the folE gene encoding GTP cyclohydrolase I FolE: MSGLSESAKLVKAALSERGLETPMLPNEVSREEKKERIEHHMREILTLLQLDLADDSLMETPHRIAKMYVDEIFSGLDYQNFPKITVIENKMDVSEMVRVKDITVTSTCEHHLVTIDGKAAVAYIPRGKIIGLSKINRIVRFFAQRPQVQERMTQQILVALQTLLETDDVAVTMDAVHYCVKSRGVMDATSETTTTALGGIFKSNPATRSEFLHGLK; encoded by the coding sequence ATGTCAGGTTTAAGTGAATCAGCAAAATTGGTGAAAGCAGCGTTATCAGAGCGCGGTTTGGAGACACCAATGTTGCCAAATGAAGTGTCGAGAGAAGAAAAGAAAGAACGTATTGAACACCACATGCGTGAGATCTTAACTCTACTTCAATTGGATCTCGCCGATGACAGCTTGATGGAAACGCCGCATCGCATCGCAAAGATGTATGTGGATGAAATCTTCTCTGGTCTTGATTACCAGAACTTCCCAAAAATCACTGTCATCGAAAATAAAATGGACGTCAGTGAAATGGTACGTGTTAAAGACATCACGGTGACCAGTACTTGCGAACATCACTTGGTGACTATCGATGGTAAAGCCGCAGTGGCGTATATTCCACGTGGTAAAATCATCGGCCTATCGAAGATCAACCGCATTGTCAGATTTTTCGCTCAGCGCCCACAAGTGCAAGAGCGCATGACACAGCAAATTTTGGTGGCGTTGCAAACACTGCTTGAAACCGATGATGTTGCAGTGACTATGGATGCTGTTCATTATTGCGTTAAGTCGCGTGGTGTGATGGATGCGACTAGTGAGACAACAACGACGGCTTTAGGTGGAATTTTTAAATCTAACCCTGCCACGCGGTCCGAATTTTTGCATGGTCTAAAATAG
- the moeA gene encoding molybdopterin molybdotransferase MoeA: MGCCDAPGLMPIEEALNKMLTPITPIIDTITLPLAEALGYVLAEDILSPINVPPFDNSAMDGYAIRLSDFEQSTTMRMVGKSFAGAPFEGEWPAQTTIRIMTGAQIPSGCDAVIMQENTTTDGDLITFNQPNIKTNMNIRPTGDDIHADDVVLNKGARLTARDIPMIATLGISHISVYRKPKVAFFSTGDELKPLGSELEPGQIYDSNRYGIKPLIENFGCEAIDLGIIPDCQETLKATFEKAQQLADVVITSGGVSVGEADYTKDILEELGQIGFWKLAIKPGKPFAFGELDHAWFCGLPGNPVSAVLTMYVLVQPLLAKLGGNSEWKEPESIPAITRSAFKKAPGRTDYQRGIYRVENGQFVVETTGNQSSGAFRSMSLANCFVVLERDRGSVDVGETVQIQLFNPTLF; encoded by the coding sequence ATGGGTTGCTGCGACGCACCGGGCTTGATGCCTATAGAAGAAGCATTGAATAAAATGCTCACACCAATCACGCCAATTATCGATACCATTACATTGCCGCTCGCTGAAGCGCTAGGGTACGTACTGGCAGAAGACATTCTCTCTCCAATCAATGTCCCACCATTTGATAACTCAGCGATGGATGGCTATGCCATTCGCCTTAGTGATTTCGAACAATCGACCACCATGAGAATGGTTGGAAAATCATTTGCAGGTGCGCCTTTTGAAGGTGAATGGCCAGCACAAACCACCATTCGCATTATGACTGGCGCTCAGATCCCATCGGGCTGCGACGCGGTGATCATGCAAGAAAACACCACCACCGACGGTGACCTCATCACCTTTAATCAACCAAACATCAAAACCAACATGAACATCCGCCCTACCGGTGATGATATTCATGCTGACGATGTGGTTTTAAACAAAGGTGCTCGCTTAACTGCGCGTGATATCCCAATGATTGCGACGCTTGGCATCAGCCACATTAGCGTTTATCGCAAACCGAAGGTGGCATTTTTCTCCACAGGTGATGAACTCAAACCACTAGGTAGCGAGCTAGAGCCTGGTCAAATCTATGACAGCAACCGCTACGGCATTAAACCATTGATTGAAAACTTTGGCTGCGAAGCCATTGACTTAGGCATCATTCCAGACTGCCAAGAGACATTAAAAGCAACATTCGAGAAAGCGCAGCAGCTGGCCGATGTGGTGATCACTTCGGGCGGCGTAAGCGTTGGTGAGGCAGACTACACCAAAGATATTCTCGAAGAGCTTGGGCAAATCGGTTTTTGGAAACTTGCGATAAAGCCAGGTAAACCTTTTGCGTTCGGTGAGCTTGATCATGCATGGTTCTGTGGCCTTCCGGGTAACCCAGTATCGGCTGTACTCACCATGTATGTGTTGGTTCAGCCATTGCTTGCCAAGCTTGGTGGTAACAGCGAATGGAAAGAGCCAGAGTCCATTCCAGCAATCACTCGCAGCGCATTTAAGAAAGCGCCGGGACGCACCGATTATCAGCGTGGTATCTACCGAGTTGAAAATGGCCAGTTTGTGGTGGAAACGACGGGTAACCAAAGCTCTGGTGCATTCCGCTCTATGAGCCTAGCCAACTGCTTTGTGGTGCTGGAACGTGACCGCGGCTCTGTTGACGTTGGTGAAACGGTGCAAATTCAACTGTTCAATCCAACACTGTTCTAA
- the moeB gene encoding molybdopterin-synthase adenylyltransferase MoeB: MDILSDEEMLRYNRQIILKNFDFDGQEALKQSSILIIGAGGLGCAASQYLAAAGVGTLTLVDDDVVELSNLQRQVLHHDAGIGLKKVDSAKQALEKLNPHLSVHTFDKRLSDDELEAQIIKHTLVLDATDNVETRNQLNRLCYQHKIPLVCGAAIRMEGQISVFTYQDSTQPCYCCLSTLFGETSLSCVEAGVMSPIVGIIGATQALEAIKIIANYGTPKVAKLMLFDGLTLNWREMGLPKSKQCPVCS; encoded by the coding sequence TTGGATATTCTTTCTGATGAAGAGATGCTTCGCTACAACCGTCAAATCATCCTGAAAAATTTTGATTTTGACGGTCAAGAAGCGCTCAAGCAATCTTCTATCCTTATCATCGGTGCTGGCGGCCTCGGCTGTGCTGCCAGCCAATATCTCGCCGCTGCAGGCGTTGGCACTTTGACCTTGGTAGATGATGATGTGGTCGAGTTATCAAACTTGCAGCGCCAAGTATTGCATCATGACGCGGGCATTGGGCTGAAAAAAGTTGACTCAGCAAAGCAAGCATTAGAGAAGCTTAACCCTCATCTATCGGTTCACACCTTTGATAAACGTTTGAGCGATGATGAGCTTGAAGCGCAAATCATCAAACATACGCTTGTGCTCGACGCGACAGACAACGTAGAAACACGCAACCAACTCAATCGCCTGTGCTATCAGCATAAAATCCCTTTGGTGTGTGGCGCCGCAATTCGTATGGAAGGACAAATTTCTGTCTTTACCTATCAAGACAGCACTCAGCCGTGCTATTGCTGTTTGAGCACGCTGTTTGGAGAAACCAGCCTAAGCTGTGTTGAAGCTGGAGTGATGTCGCCTATTGTCGGGATCATTGGGGCAACTCAAGCACTAGAAGCCATTAAGATCATTGCCAACTATGGGACACCTAAAGTCGCCAAGTTGATGCTATTTGATGGACTCACGTTAAACTGGCGCGAAATGGGACTGCCTAAGTCTAAGCAATGCCCTGTATGTAGCTGA
- a CDS encoding sulfurtransferase, whose amino-acid sequence MTNTLISPQWLHSQLAANPNTIILDASIEFQIPLEPQKDKSGVIPGAQRFDYDTVFCDPDATLPHMMPSAERFSALASDLGIQASSTIVVYDNSGTFASPRAWWMLKSLGIEKVYVLSGGLPAWKESGYEVDSDYSTPQSSELSQSLDSHYFLSAEQVLNHAQKRNAHIVDARSLARFKGETPEPREGVRSGHIPSAVCLPFAELMEGGTLKPQEELAPLFASISGSKREHLVFSCGSGVTACILALGAYICGYTNLSVYDGSWTEWGQRTDLPLEV is encoded by the coding sequence ATGACCAACACTCTCATCTCTCCCCAATGGCTTCACTCACAACTTGCCGCCAACCCTAATACCATCATTCTTGATGCTAGCATCGAGTTTCAAATTCCTCTTGAGCCGCAAAAAGACAAAAGCGGCGTCATACCAGGCGCACAGCGCTTTGACTATGATACGGTATTTTGCGATCCAGACGCCACGCTGCCACACATGATGCCATCAGCTGAGCGTTTTAGTGCACTCGCGTCGGATTTAGGTATACAGGCCTCCAGCACCATCGTGGTGTATGACAACTCCGGTACATTTGCCTCACCGCGTGCCTGGTGGATGTTAAAGTCACTGGGTATTGAGAAGGTGTACGTGCTTTCTGGCGGCCTTCCGGCATGGAAAGAGTCTGGATACGAGGTGGATAGTGACTATTCAACGCCACAATCTTCTGAGCTGTCTCAATCACTCGACAGCCACTATTTTTTATCGGCGGAGCAAGTACTAAACCACGCGCAAAAGCGCAATGCTCACATCGTCGATGCTCGCTCTTTGGCTCGTTTTAAAGGAGAAACACCAGAGCCCAGAGAGGGCGTACGCAGCGGCCATATTCCTAGCGCAGTCTGCTTGCCATTTGCCGAGCTTATGGAGGGCGGCACATTAAAGCCTCAAGAAGAGCTAGCCCCTCTATTTGCATCCATTAGTGGCAGCAAACGTGAACATTTAGTGTTCAGCTGCGGCTCAGGCGTAACGGCATGCATTTTGGCTCTGGGGGCTTATATTTGTGGGTACACCAACTTGTCAGTCTATGATGGTTCATGGACTGAGTGGGGACAAAGAACCGACTTACCACTAGAAGTGTAG
- a CDS encoding lactoylglutathione lyase family protein, translated as MTSPNTNHTYPRTFSHIGISVPDLEAAVKFYTEVLGWYLIMPPTDVTEDDSAIGVMCTDVFGEGWNHFRIAHMSTGDRIGVELFQFDNQENPEDNFEYWKTGIFHFCVQDPDVEGLAEKIVAAGGKRRMKEPRYYYPGEKPYRMIYMEDPFGNILEIYSHSYELHYSSGAYTG; from the coding sequence ATGACTTCACCCAATACCAACCACACTTATCCACGTACCTTTAGCCACATTGGAATATCGGTTCCCGATTTGGAAGCTGCCGTTAAGTTTTATACCGAAGTTCTGGGCTGGTACTTAATTATGCCGCCAACCGATGTCACCGAAGACGACTCTGCCATCGGCGTCATGTGTACCGACGTATTTGGCGAAGGGTGGAATCATTTTCGCATCGCGCACATGTCGACGGGCGACCGCATTGGTGTCGAACTGTTTCAATTTGATAATCAAGAAAACCCAGAGGATAACTTTGAGTACTGGAAAACGGGCATTTTCCATTTCTGTGTGCAAGATCCGGATGTGGAAGGACTCGCTGAAAAAATTGTCGCCGCGGGAGGTAAGCGCCGAATGAAGGAGCCGCGTTATTACTATCCGGGAGAGAAACCGTATCGCATGATTTATATGGAAGATCCGTTTGGCAATATCCTCGAAATCTATTCACATAGTTACGAGCTGCATTATTCTAGTGGTGCTTACACTGGTTGA
- a CDS encoding LysR family transcriptional regulator, whose protein sequence is MINTTWLNTFKTLVEIGHFTQTAEKLFMTQPGVSQHIKKLEASLKAELITREGKTFELTEQGRLVYDYACDLAKREVSLFEKLKYDDPESGSLSFSASGAISTALYPKLLHLQTQYPSLRVNIEAAPNRRVIESVANGSIDSGIVTAVPQHPDLSAEHLGQLELCLIGSKSAVSTLSPREALKQLGVIDHPDAQYYLQKLIDQSGLAELEGAEWQDFRKVSYINQHSQILQPVAMGIGVTVLPKVAIEYSEYKDKVDIWQTVELVSEPLYFVQKKRKRLAARYSFLLDVIKETEFS, encoded by the coding sequence ATGATTAACACAACTTGGCTCAATACGTTTAAAACTCTAGTAGAGATTGGTCACTTTACCCAAACGGCCGAAAAGCTGTTTATGACTCAACCTGGTGTGAGCCAGCACATCAAAAAACTTGAAGCTAGCCTTAAAGCTGAGTTAATCACTCGGGAAGGGAAAACCTTTGAGCTAACCGAGCAAGGCCGGCTGGTGTATGACTATGCGTGTGATCTCGCTAAGCGAGAGGTTTCACTATTTGAAAAGCTCAAATACGATGACCCTGAATCTGGGAGTCTCAGCTTTTCAGCTTCTGGCGCGATAAGCACGGCGCTTTACCCAAAACTTCTTCATCTCCAGACTCAGTACCCTAGTTTGAGAGTGAACATCGAAGCCGCTCCCAATCGACGCGTCATAGAAAGTGTGGCCAACGGAAGCATAGACTCAGGCATTGTTACTGCGGTACCACAGCACCCGGATCTATCCGCAGAGCACTTAGGGCAACTAGAGTTGTGTCTTATTGGCTCAAAATCTGCTGTCTCGACGCTTAGCCCCCGAGAGGCATTAAAGCAGTTGGGTGTTATCGACCACCCTGATGCTCAATACTATTTGCAGAAATTGATTGATCAAAGTGGGCTTGCAGAGCTAGAAGGTGCCGAGTGGCAAGATTTTCGAAAGGTCAGCTATATCAATCAACACAGCCAGATTTTACAACCTGTCGCAATGGGAATTGGCGTCACCGTGTTACCTAAGGTCGCTATCGAATACTCAGAGTATAAAGATAAGGTGGATATTTGGCAGACGGTGGAGCTCGTAAGTGAGCCCCTATACTTTGTGCAGAAGAAACGTAAACGGCTAGCCGCACGGTATTCATTTCTTCTTGATGTTATTAAAGAGACGGAGTTTTCCTAA
- a CDS encoding sugar-binding transcriptional regulator encodes MKNDNNETSNDLLTEIAVAYYQDGATQEEISKKFGVSRAKIGRLLKQARDEGIVEITVKYHPVYSAKIEQRLIERFGVKRALIALDQPDEESQRMQVGGLVSNYLAQTLRGGTVVTVGQGRNVSAVAHHMGVIAPRDCKFVCGIGGIHPRGGRFNADHICRQLAKKYGGTSETLYAPAYAENRDQKMAFMQNATVKQTLDLARKADVAVVGVGDMSENSYMVDLGWFTTDEVVQSRLNQGVVGDFAGYDFFDIQGRAANTVMSDRVIGLGLDEFRRISEVIAIASENSKPMALLGALRTGVVDVVATSVSNALTVLNLDEQMLSLWDSPQKD; translated from the coding sequence ATGAAGAATGACAACAACGAAACCAGCAATGATCTGCTTACTGAAATTGCAGTGGCCTACTATCAAGACGGGGCAACGCAAGAGGAGATATCAAAGAAGTTTGGCGTTTCTCGTGCAAAGATTGGTCGTTTACTTAAACAAGCTAGGGACGAGGGCATCGTTGAAATTACGGTTAAGTATCACCCAGTCTACAGTGCCAAGATTGAACAACGACTTATTGAACGCTTTGGCGTTAAACGCGCACTGATTGCACTCGACCAACCGGATGAAGAGTCGCAGCGTATGCAAGTGGGGGGCTTAGTATCTAACTATTTGGCTCAAACCCTCCGGGGCGGCACGGTTGTCACAGTAGGGCAAGGCCGAAACGTGTCGGCGGTTGCTCATCACATGGGGGTTATTGCCCCGCGCGATTGTAAGTTTGTGTGTGGTATCGGTGGTATCCACCCCAGAGGAGGGCGCTTCAATGCCGATCATATCTGCCGTCAACTAGCGAAAAAGTATGGTGGCACTTCCGAGACACTTTACGCGCCTGCTTATGCAGAAAACCGCGATCAGAAGATGGCCTTCATGCAGAACGCGACTGTAAAGCAGACCTTGGACCTGGCTCGTAAAGCGGACGTCGCTGTGGTCGGTGTGGGTGACATGAGTGAAAACAGTTACATGGTTGATTTGGGTTGGTTCACGACTGATGAAGTGGTTCAGTCGCGTTTGAATCAAGGCGTTGTTGGGGATTTCGCCGGCTACGACTTTTTCGATATTCAAGGAAGAGCGGCCAACACAGTAATGAGTGACCGCGTAATCGGATTGGGGCTGGATGAGTTTCGCCGGATTTCAGAGGTTATCGCGATTGCGTCTGAAAACAGTAAACCAATGGCGCTGCTAGGTGCGCTGCGCACGGGGGTGGTCGATGTTGTTGCTACGAGTGTTAGCAATGCACTGACAGTACTTAACCTTGACGAACAGATGCTAAGCCTGTGGGATAGTCCACAGAAAGATTAG
- the tal gene encoding transaldolase, with the protein MSNKLEQLRKLTTVVADTGDIEAIRKYQPQDATTNPSLILKAAQIEEYAPLIDQAIEYAKSQSNDKAQQVQDTCDMLAVNIGKEILKTIPGRISTEVDARLSYDMEGSVAKARQLMKMYNDAGIANDRILIKLASTWEGIRAAEILEKEGINCNLTLLFSFAQARACAEAGVFLISPFVGRIMDWYKAKEGRDFEASEDPGVLSVTGIYNYYKDHGYNTVVMGASFRNTGEILELAGCDRLTISPQLLAELEEAQGEVVEKLVDSKGSKERPAAMTHAEFLWDHNQDPMAVEKLAEGIRNFAIDQGKLEAMIEAKL; encoded by the coding sequence ATGAGCAACAAATTAGAGCAACTTCGTAAACTAACTACTGTCGTAGCGGACACTGGCGATATCGAAGCGATTCGCAAGTACCAGCCACAAGATGCAACGACAAACCCTTCTCTGATTTTGAAAGCGGCGCAGATTGAAGAGTACGCACCTCTAATTGACCAAGCGATTGAATACGCAAAGTCTCAAAGCAACGACAAAGCACAGCAAGTACAAGACACTTGCGACATGCTAGCGGTAAACATCGGTAAAGAAATTCTTAAAACCATCCCAGGCCGTATCTCAACAGAAGTTGACGCTCGTCTTTCTTACGATATGGAAGGCAGCGTAGCGAAAGCACGCCAACTTATGAAAATGTATAACGATGCGGGTATTGCAAACGACCGTATCCTGATCAAGCTGGCTTCTACTTGGGAAGGCATCCGCGCTGCAGAGATCCTAGAGAAAGAAGGCATCAACTGTAACCTGACTCTTCTATTCTCATTCGCTCAAGCTCGTGCATGTGCTGAAGCAGGCGTTTTCCTAATTTCTCCTTTCGTTGGCCGCATCATGGACTGGTACAAAGCGAAAGAAGGTCGCGACTTTGAAGCATCAGAAGATCCAGGTGTACTATCAGTAACTGGCATCTATAACTACTACAAAGACCACGGCTACAACACAGTTGTTATGGGTGCAAGCTTCCGTAACACAGGTGAGATCCTAGAGCTAGCTGGCTGTGACCGTCTAACAATCAGCCCACAGCTACTTGCTGAGCTAGAGGAAGCACAAGGTGAAGTTGTTGAGAAACTGGTTGACTCTAAAGGCTCTAAAGAGCGTCCTGCTGCAATGACTCACGCTGAGTTCCTATGGGATCACAACCAAGATCCAATGGCGGTAGAGAAGCTAGCAGAAGGCATCCGTAACTTCGCTATCGACCAAGGCAAACTTGAGGCGATGATTGAAGCTAAGCTTTAA